From one Streptococcus pneumoniae genomic stretch:
- a CDS encoding ISL3 family transposase, with translation MERLNNTTNLIGIKDKNITITSAYKVKSHILLQATLDYPAPPCPHCQGKMIKYDFQRESSIPILDLQGFPTLLKLRKRRFKCKCCLRVSVSQTPLVKKHHQISQPVWDKITQLHTEKLTNSDIARKLHISVSVVQRKLNQFSFKEQFSQLPKILSWDEFSRNKGKLAFIAQDFQTKKIITILENNRQTTIKNYFLKYTREMRENVKIVTVDMSGNYIPIIKFLFPKAKIVLDRFHIIQHLSRAMMATRIAIMKNHDRGSLPYRAMKHHWRILQKDSRKLSNKLFYSRTFRQTLTPREVVQKTLDLSEELRHYYDLYQLLMFHFQEKNSEAFFGLIEDYLPTVNSTFRTVFTTFLKYRQYITNALELPYSNAKLEATNKLIKDIKRQAFGFRNFKNFKTKILIALNIQKERTNLILSRMG, from the coding sequence ATGGAACGACTTAATAATACCACAAATCTTATCGGAATTAAAGATAAAAATATCACCATCACTTCTGCTTACAAGGTTAAATCCCATATCCTCCTTCAAGCAACCTTAGATTATCCTGCTCCTCCTTGTCCTCACTGCCAAGGAAAGATGATAAAGTATGACTTCCAACGAGAATCCTCTATTCCTATTCTCGATCTTCAAGGATTTCCTACTCTTCTAAAACTGAGAAAACGCCGCTTTAAATGCAAGTGTTGTCTACGTGTATCTGTTTCTCAAACGCCTCTCGTCAAGAAACATCATCAAATTTCTCAACCTGTCTGGGATAAAATCACTCAACTACATACGGAAAAACTAACGAACTCTGATATTGCTAGAAAACTTCATATCTCTGTCTCTGTTGTACAGAGAAAACTGAATCAATTCTCCTTCAAGGAACAGTTCTCACAATTACCTAAAATCCTCTCTTGGGATGAATTCTCACGCAATAAGGGGAAGCTGGCATTTATCGCTCAGGATTTTCAAACCAAAAAGATTATCACTATTCTTGAGAACAATCGGCAAACAACCATTAAAAACTACTTCCTCAAATACACGAGAGAGATGAGAGAAAACGTCAAAATCGTAACTGTAGATATGTCTGGTAACTACATTCCTATCATTAAATTCTTATTCCCGAAAGCAAAGATTGTTCTGGATCGTTTTCATATTATTCAGCACCTGAGCCGAGCTATGATGGCTACTCGGATTGCCATTATGAAGAACCATGACAGGGGCTCCCTTCCTTATCGAGCTATGAAACATCATTGGAGAATCCTCCAAAAGGACAGCCGAAAACTCTCTAACAAACTCTTTTATTCTCGAACCTTTAGGCAAACCTTAACCCCTAGAGAAGTAGTTCAAAAAACCTTAGACTTGTCAGAGGAACTAAGGCACTATTATGACCTTTATCAACTCTTGATGTTCCATTTTCAAGAGAAGAACAGTGAGGCTTTCTTCGGACTGATAGAAGACTATTTACCTACTGTGAATTCTACTTTCAGAACAGTCTTTACAACCTTTCTCAAATACAGACAATACATTACCAATGCACTTGAATTACCTTATTCAAACGCTAAGCTAGAAGCTACTAACAAACTTATCAAAGACATCAAACGACAAGCTTTCGGTTTCCGAAACTTCAAAAACTTTAAAACAAAAATTCTCATCGCTTTAAATATACAAAAAGAGAGAACCAATCTGATTCTCTCTCGTATGGGATAA
- a CDS encoding anti sigma factor C-terminal domain-containing protein, producing MKTFEIATKKSKRRNLLKNVVFSTLGTITLLIGVYSLLNKMTSDNAWKIERYHSTIVDIAYPNIDLFSFEFLASSQFNGRYEATQKKDIAGIPVPFESYSKNYSANPRIASGSATSSFYPSWDGTAHYTYANNYKVPVFFNRVYDYSQHTKENQSKLTQDIELLPQMTGKAVEVAVTFDKSYTFEEIESMIPETLKINWYWIGTSSQYDTTYLGLESLIGFTPYLKQEMTFEESEEQIKQLHKEGSEEEREKRYQAYLKNSPLEQRFKNSYEHFKERVEQALHNKFLNYAVGNDSERLFTLQEDVEAYLKNNPDGKTAKFSGVILTGKAENFAQLEKAEWIFGSNIGQSIDIEPYHHLDTRHDPAIPQK from the coding sequence ATGAAAACATTTGAAATCGCAACAAAAAAGAGTAAGAGAAGGAATCTTCTAAAAAATGTCGTTTTTTCAACACTGGGAACAATCACTCTTCTGATCGGAGTATATTCGTTATTAAATAAAATGACATCAGACAATGCTTGGAAGATTGAACGCTATCATAGCACGATAGTCGATATTGCTTATCCCAATATTGACTTATTCAGTTTTGAATTTTTAGCTAGCTCCCAATTCAATGGAAGGTATGAGGCTACTCAGAAGAAAGATATTGCAGGTATTCCTGTTCCTTTTGAATCCTATTCAAAAAATTACAGTGCAAATCCTAGAATAGCAAGTGGGAGTGCGACTAGCTCTTTTTACCCATCTTGGGATGGGACTGCACATTATACCTATGCTAATAACTATAAAGTCCCTGTCTTTTTTAACAGAGTTTATGATTATAGCCAGCATACAAAGGAGAATCAATCTAAGCTAACGCAAGATATCGAGCTTTTGCCACAGATGACTGGTAAAGCGGTCGAAGTTGCTGTCACTTTTGACAAATCCTATACTTTTGAAGAAATCGAATCTATGATACCTGAAACTCTGAAAATTAACTGGTATTGGATTGGAACAAGTAGTCAGTACGATACAACATACTTAGGCTTGGAAAGTCTCATTGGTTTTACTCCTTATCTAAAACAAGAGATGACATTTGAGGAGAGCGAGGAGCAGATCAAACAACTTCATAAAGAAGGTAGTGAGGAGGAACGGGAAAAACGCTATCAAGCATATCTAAAGAATTCTCCGTTAGAACAACGATTTAAAAATAGTTATGAGCATTTTAAAGAACGTGTAGAACAAGCTTTACATAACAAATTTTTAAATTACGCTGTTGGCAATGATAGTGAGAGGCTTTTTACTCTCCAAGAAGATGTAGAAGCCTACCTAAAAAACAATCCAGATGGTAAAACAGCTAAGTTTTCTGGTGTCATCTTGACGGGTAAGGCTGAGAATTTTGCACAGCTTGAAAAGGCTGAGTGGATTTTTGGGTCAAATATTGGACAAAGCATTGACATAGAACCTTACCATCATTTAGATACACGCCATGACCCTGCTATCCCTCAAAAGTAG
- the ppc gene encoding phosphoenolpyruvate carboxylase has protein sequence MTLQRLESYSNKEVIQEEVTILTTILDEITQNMLAKETFEKIKTLKELSQSANYQGLNELVQDLTNEEMVLISRYFAILPLLINISEDVDLAYEINHQNNINQDYLGKLSTTIDLVADTENAKEILEHLNVVPVLTAHPTQVQRKSMLDLTNHIHGLLRKYRDVKLGLINKDKWYNDLRRYIEIIMQTDMIREKKLKVTNEITNVMEYYDSSFLQAVPHLTKEYKRLASEKGIELDNPHPITMGMWIGGDRDGNPFVTAETLKKSAMTQCQVIMEHYERKIFSLYREFSLSTSIVNTSEAVAEMARLSEDSSVFREKEPYRRAFFYIQTKLKNTKDFLLDDGKREPRYTNVAEFKEDLLAIQDSLLENKGESLLSGDFTDLLQAVDVFGFYLASIDMRQDSSVHEACVAELLKGAGIVDNYSDLSEDEKCQVLLDELTHDPRILSATHVEKSELLQKELAIFQTARELKDKLGDSVIRQTIISHATSVSDLLELAIMHKEVGLVDKDTARVQIVPLFETIEDLDNSYDTMKKYLSLPLAQKWIAANRNYQEIMLGYSDSNKDGGYLSSCWTLYKAQQQLTAIGDEFGVKITFFHGRGGTVGRGGGPTYEAITSQPLRSINDRIRLTEQGEVIGNKYGNKDAAYYNLEMLVSAAINRMITEKKSDTSTSNRYESIMDEVVANSYCIYRDLVFGNEHFYDYFFESSPIKAISSFNIGSRPAARKTITEIGGLRAIPWVFSWSQSRVMFPGWYGVGSSFKAFMDKDPENINFLRKMYKNWPFFQSLLSNVDMVLSKSNMNIAFEYAKLCEDEAVQAIYHTILDEWQLTKEVILAIEGYDDLLAENPYLKASLDYRMPYFNILNYIQLELIKRQRRGELSEDQERLIHITINGIATGLRNSG, from the coding sequence ATGACATTACAACGTTTAGAAAGTTATAGCAATAAAGAGGTCATTCAGGAAGAAGTGACTATTTTGACCACGATTTTGGATGAAATCACCCAAAATATGTTAGCAAAAGAAACCTTTGAAAAAATCAAAACCTTGAAAGAGTTGTCTCAATCTGCGAATTACCAAGGTTTAAATGAGCTGGTACAAGACTTAACCAACGAAGAGATGGTCTTGATTTCTCGCTATTTTGCCATTTTACCGCTGCTCATCAACATCTCTGAGGATGTGGACTTGGCTTATGAAATCAATCACCAAAACAATATCAATCAAGATTACCTTGGGAAGTTATCAACGACGATTGATTTGGTCGCAGATACGGAGAATGCCAAAGAAATTTTGGAACATTTGAATGTTGTCCCAGTTCTAACTGCCCACCCAACACAAGTTCAACGAAAGAGTATGCTGGATTTAACCAATCATATCCATGGACTTCTTCGTAAGTACCGTGATGTGAAGCTCGGTCTCATCAACAAGGACAAATGGTACAATGATCTTCGTCGCTATATCGAAATCATTATGCAGACAGATATGATTCGTGAGAAGAAACTCAAGGTCACCAATGAAATCACCAATGTCATGGAATACTATGACAGTTCGTTCTTGCAGGCAGTTCCTCATTTGACCAAGGAATACAAGCGCCTCGCGAGCGAAAAAGGGATTGAGCTAGACAATCCGCATCCGATTACTATGGGGATGTGGATCGGAGGCGACCGTGACGGCAATCCGTTTGTAACGGCAGAAACCTTGAAGAAATCAGCCATGACCCAATGTCAGGTGATTATGGAGCATTACGAGCGCAAGATTTTCAGTCTGTACCGAGAGTTTTCTCTATCGACCAGTATTGTCAATACAAGTGAAGCAGTGGCAGAAATGGCTCGCTTATCAGAGGATAGTTCTGTCTTTCGTGAAAAAGAACCTTATCGTCGTGCCTTTTTCTATATTCAGACCAAGCTAAAAAATACCAAGGATTTCTTGTTAGATGACGGTAAGAGAGAACCTCGCTACACCAATGTAGCAGAGTTTAAAGAGGATCTTTTAGCCATTCAAGACTCCCTTTTAGAAAACAAAGGGGAGTCACTCTTGTCAGGTGATTTTACCGATTTATTGCAAGCGGTGGATGTTTTTGGATTCTATCTTGCGTCCATTGATATGCGGCAGGATTCAAGTGTCCATGAGGCTTGTGTAGCAGAATTACTCAAGGGAGCAGGCATTGTGGACAATTACAGCGACTTGTCAGAAGATGAAAAATGCCAAGTCTTGCTAGACGAGTTGACCCATGACCCTCGGATTTTATCTGCGACCCATGTTGAGAAATCAGAACTCCTGCAAAAAGAATTAGCTATTTTTCAAACAGCTCGTGAATTAAAAGATAAATTGGGAGATAGTGTGATTCGTCAGACCATCATTTCCCATGCGACTAGCGTGTCTGATTTATTAGAACTTGCCATTATGCATAAGGAAGTGGGATTGGTCGATAAGGATACGGCTCGTGTGCAGATTGTGCCGCTTTTTGAAACGATTGAGGATTTGGATAATTCTTACGACACGATGAAGAAATACCTGTCTCTTCCTCTTGCTCAAAAATGGATTGCGGCGAATCGAAACTACCAAGAAATTATGCTTGGTTATTCAGATAGCAATAAAGATGGCGGCTACCTATCTTCTTGCTGGACACTTTACAAAGCGCAGCAGCAGTTGACGGCTATCGGCGATGAATTTGGAGTGAAAATCACCTTCTTTCATGGACGTGGTGGAACAGTCGGGCGTGGCGGTGGTCCAACCTATGAAGCAATCACCTCTCAGCCGCTTCGGAGTATCAATGACCGCATCCGCTTGACAGAGCAAGGTGAAGTGATTGGCAATAAATACGGAAATAAAGATGCAGCTTACTACAACTTAGAAATGTTGGTGTCTGCTGCCATTAACCGTATGATTACAGAGAAGAAAAGCGATACAAGCACATCCAATCGCTATGAAAGTATCATGGATGAAGTGGTCGCAAATAGCTATTGTATCTACCGAGATCTTGTCTTTGGCAATGAGCACTTCTATGATTATTTCTTTGAATCTAGTCCTATCAAGGCGATTTCCAGCTTTAACATTGGCTCTCGTCCTGCGGCTAGAAAGACCATCACTGAAATTGGCGGTTTAAGGGCTATTCCTTGGGTCTTTTCATGGTCGCAAAGTCGGGTCATGTTCCCAGGTTGGTATGGTGTGGGCTCAAGTTTTAAAGCCTTTATGGATAAGGATCCAGAAAATATCAATTTCTTGCGGAAGATGTATAAAAACTGGCCATTTTTCCAATCGCTTCTATCAAATGTTGATATGGTCTTGTCCAAGTCCAATATGAATATCGCCTTTGAATATGCAAAGTTATGTGAAGACGAAGCCGTGCAAGCTATCTATCACACGATTTTAGATGAGTGGCAGTTGACAAAAGAAGTGATTTTAGCCATTGAAGGCTATGATGATCTCCTTGCAGAAAATCCATATTTGAAGGCTAGTCTTGACTACCGTATGCCTTACTTTAATATCCTAAACTATATTCAGTTAGAATTGATTAAACGTCAGCGTCGAGGTGAGCTGTCTGAGGACCAAGAACGTCTCATTCATATCACGATTAACGGTATTGCGACAGGACTTCGAAACTCTGGTTAA
- a CDS encoding sigma-70 family RNA polymerase sigma factor has protein sequence MEIAKEISYYLQKSGASRADSDDIAQDILVKILEADIVLPFEKLRAWLYRTAVRAYIDKYRRDKHYHEILRQEFFHRDELLKYDTKDYALLYQAVAELPQNYQLVIDCYYFQEMTVKEVGQVLGKSQSWVKISLYRGRKKLAALLKEKGYDDENI, from the coding sequence ATGGAGATTGCAAAAGAAATATCCTACTATTTGCAAAAGTCAGGAGCTAGCAGGGCAGATAGTGATGATATTGCTCAGGATATTTTGGTGAAAATTCTCGAAGCGGACATTGTCCTGCCCTTTGAGAAATTGCGGGCTTGGCTCTATCGGACAGCGGTTCGAGCTTATATTGACAAGTACAGGCGCGATAAGCATTACCACGAGATTCTGAGACAAGAATTTTTCCATCGAGATGAATTACTAAAATACGATACCAAGGATTATGCTTTACTGTATCAAGCAGTGGCAGAATTGCCGCAAAATTACCAGTTGGTGATTGATTGTTATTATTTTCAGGAAATGACAGTCAAGGAAGTAGGACAGGTCTTGGGGAAAAGCCAAAGCTGGGTCAAGATTAGCCTCTACCGTGGCCGCAAGAAGTTAGCTGCCCTATTAAAAGAGAAAGGATACGATGATGAAAACATTTGA
- the tuf gene encoding elongation factor Tu, whose product MAKEKYDRSKPHVNIGTIGHVDHGKTTLTAAITTVLARRLPSSVNQPKDYASIDAAPEERERGITINTAHVEYETEKRHYAHIDAPGHADYVKNMITGAAQMDGAILVVASTDGPMPQTREHILLSRQVGVKHLIVFMNKVDLVDDEELLELVEMEIRDLLSEYDFPGDDLPVIQGSALKALEGDSAFEDIIMELMNTVDEYIPEPERDTDKPLLLPVEDVFSITGRGTVASGRIDRGTVRVNDEIEIVGIKEETSKAVVTGVEMFRKQLDEGLAGDNVGVLLRGVQRDEIERGQVIAKPGSINPHTKFKGEVYILTKEEGGRHTPFFNNYRPQFYFRTTDVTGSIELPAGTEMVMPGDNVTIDVELIHPIAVEQGTTFSIREGGRTVGSGMVTEIEA is encoded by the coding sequence ATGGCAAAAGAAAAATACGATCGTAGTAAACCACACGTTAACATTGGTACAATTGGACACGTTGACCACGGTAAAACTACTTTGACTGCAGCTATCACAACTGTATTGGCACGTCGCTTGCCTTCATCAGTTAACCAACCAAAAGACTATGCGTCTATCGATGCTGCTCCAGAAGAACGCGAACGCGGAATCACTATCAACACTGCACACGTTGAGTACGAAACTGAAAAACGTCACTATGCGCACATCGACGCTCCAGGACACGCGGACTACGTTAAAAACATGATCACTGGTGCCGCTCAAATGGACGGAGCTATCCTTGTAGTAGCTTCAACTGACGGACCAATGCCACAAACTCGTGAGCACATCCTTCTTTCACGTCAGGTTGGTGTTAAACACTTGATCGTCTTCATGAACAAAGTTGACTTGGTTGACGATGAAGAATTGCTTGAGTTGGTTGAAATGGAAATCCGTGACCTTCTTTCAGAATACGATTTCCCAGGTGATGACCTTCCAGTTATCCAAGGTTCAGCTCTTAAAGCTCTTGAAGGTGACTCAGCATTTGAAGATATCATCATGGAATTGATGAACACTGTTGATGAGTACATTCCAGAACCAGAACGCGATACTGACAAACCATTGCTTCTTCCAGTCGAGGACGTATTCTCAATCACTGGACGTGGTACTGTTGCATCAGGACGTATCGACCGTGGTACTGTTCGTGTCAACGACGAAATCGAAATCGTTGGTATCAAAGAAGAAACTTCTAAAGCAGTTGTTACTGGTGTAGAAATGTTCCGTAAACAACTTGACGAAGGTCTTGCTGGAGATAACGTTGGGGTTCTTCTTCGTGGTGTACAACGTGACGAAATCGAACGTGGACAAGTTATTGCTAAACCAGGTTCAATCAACCCACACACTAAATTCAAAGGTGAAGTTTACATCCTTACTAAAGAAGAAGGTGGACGTCACACTCCATTCTTCAACAACTACCGTCCACAATTCTACTTCCGTACAACTGACGTAACAGGTTCAATCGAACTTCCTGCAGGTACTGAAATGGTAATGCCTGGTGATAACGTGACAATCGACGTTGAGTTGATCCACCCAATCGCCGTAGAACAAGGAACTACATTCTCTATCCGTGAAGGTGGACGTACTGTAGGTTCAGGTATGGTTACAGAAATCGAAGCTTAA
- a CDS encoding anti sigma factor C-terminal domain-containing protein has product MGKKTKKRTGRRILFTSIAVVFTCFVIYAGVMFASEKLLNRNFRRLMTYYTQRAAIAYPNIYVKSNSKPNGRFSATYHLERIKDIDGVSVPYAPLNATANLFDTHIDVTGDTVDYQSFRDLATNTFYSNQSKDRNPAFFNVKADWKKEFSGKPSQELALTKEMDGQLVEVALTFDKPYSYQDLQEMLPENLKQNWFWMGTINPEQNFAYDLADVYGLSFRQKELEMNYTYFIQQVAEAMKDPRHKITTFYGGSDTTFSNYDDLEYIKKNYPTLETAKFSGVILTGKAENFAQLEGKDWIFASSIGTSIPNQPYYHLEKE; this is encoded by the coding sequence ATTGGCAAAAAAACTAAAAAACGCACAGGACGACGGATTCTATTCACTTCTATTGCTGTTGTGTTCACTTGTTTTGTGATCTATGCAGGGGTGATGTTTGCATCAGAAAAATTGCTCAATCGAAATTTTCGACGTTTGATGACTTATTATACTCAACGTGCCGCTATTGCTTATCCAAATATTTATGTAAAAAGCAATTCAAAGCCCAATGGACGCTTTTCAGCCACCTATCATTTAGAAAGGATAAAAGATATTGATGGGGTCTCAGTACCGTATGCCCCTTTAAATGCGACGGCAAATCTATTTGATACGCATATTGATGTTACAGGAGATACAGTGGATTACCAATCCTTTAGAGATTTAGCTACAAATACTTTTTATAGCAATCAAAGCAAGGATCGAAATCCCGCATTTTTCAATGTCAAAGCGGATTGGAAGAAAGAGTTTTCAGGAAAACCGAGCCAAGAACTAGCCCTCACTAAAGAAATGGACGGTCAATTAGTGGAAGTTGCTCTTACCTTTGATAAACCATACTCTTATCAAGATTTGCAGGAAATGCTACCTGAGAATCTCAAACAAAATTGGTTTTGGATGGGAACCATCAATCCAGAGCAAAATTTTGCCTATGATTTAGCAGATGTTTATGGACTCAGTTTTCGTCAGAAAGAGCTTGAGATGAATTATACCTACTTTATCCAACAAGTGGCAGAAGCTATGAAAGATCCACGTCATAAAATAACAACTTTTTATGGAGGGAGCGATACCACTTTTTCAAATTATGATGATTTAGAATATATTAAGAAGAATTATCCGACATTAGAAACAGCAAAGTTTTCTGGTGTCATCCTCACAGGCAAGGCAGAGAACTTTGCTCAACTCGAAGGAAAAGACTGGATTTTTGCGTCAAGTATCGGGACTTCCATCCCAAATCAGCCCTATTATCACTTAGAAAAAGAATAA
- a CDS encoding FtsW/RodA/SpoVE family cell cycle protein, with protein MKIDKRHLLNYSILVPYLILSVLGLIVVYSTTSPNLIEIGANSLASVMNQAAFFGVSLIAISLIYKFKLDFLKRERLMIVVILVEIILLLLARFLGETVNGAKGWLKIAGGFTLQPAEYLKLILIWYLALKFSKHQEEIGIYDYQYLTKNQWIPRSINDWRAVTLFLIGLVAIMPDLGNATILVLTTMIMVSVSGIGYRWFSTILGSLFGISFVTLGTIWLIGVERMAQIPVFGYVAKRFSAFFNPFKDLTGAGHQLANSYYAMSNGGWFGLGLGNSIEKRGYLPEAHTDFVFAIVIEEFGFIGASLILALLFFLILRIILVGIRAKNPFNAMMAIGVGGMLLTQTFINIGGISGLIPSTGVTFPFLSQGGNSLLILSVAIAFVLNIDASEKRASLEQELSESQEDSRAGSYRTIGR; from the coding sequence ATGAAGATTGATAAACGGCACCTCTTAAACTATTCTATATTGGTTCCATACTTGATTTTATCGGTATTGGGGCTGATTGTAGTTTATTCGACAACAAGTCCAAATTTAATAGAAATCGGAGCTAATTCCTTAGCATCGGTCATGAACCAGGCTGCCTTTTTTGGCGTTAGTTTAATCGCGATTTCTCTCATCTATAAATTTAAACTAGACTTTCTAAAAAGAGAGCGTTTGATGATTGTGGTGATTTTGGTTGAAATCATCTTGCTACTGTTAGCGCGATTCTTAGGAGAGACGGTCAATGGAGCAAAAGGCTGGCTAAAAATTGCTGGAGGGTTTACCCTTCAGCCAGCAGAATATTTGAAACTGATTTTGATTTGGTATTTGGCGCTCAAATTTTCCAAGCATCAAGAAGAGATTGGTATTTATGACTATCAGTATCTGACCAAAAATCAATGGATTCCTCGCAGTATCAATGACTGGCGGGCAGTGACGCTTTTTTTGATTGGCTTAGTAGCCATTATGCCTGACCTTGGAAATGCGACAATTTTGGTGTTAACCACCATGATTATGGTGTCTGTTAGTGGAATTGGCTATCGCTGGTTCTCGACGATTCTGGGGTCCTTATTTGGAATTTCCTTTGTGACTTTGGGGACGATTTGGCTGATTGGGGTTGAGCGTATGGCACAAATCCCAGTATTTGGTTATGTAGCTAAACGTTTCAGTGCCTTTTTCAATCCGTTCAAGGATTTGACAGGAGCTGGTCACCAGCTGGCTAATTCTTACTATGCTATGAGCAATGGTGGTTGGTTTGGCTTGGGATTAGGAAATTCCATCGAAAAACGTGGCTATTTGCCAGAAGCCCATACGGATTTCGTATTTGCCATTGTCATTGAGGAATTTGGCTTTATCGGTGCTAGCTTGATTTTAGCCTTGCTCTTTTTCCTCATTTTACGGATCATTCTAGTCGGAATTCGAGCGAAAAATCCTTTTAATGCCATGATGGCGATCGGAGTTGGGGGCATGCTTCTCACTCAAACATTCATCAATATTGGAGGGATTTCTGGCTTGATTCCATCCACTGGGGTCACTTTTCCCTTCCTCTCTCAAGGAGGAAATAGTCTTTTGATTTTATCTGTCGCCATTGCTTTTGTGCTAAATATTGACGCTAGTGAGAAGCGAGCAAGTCTGGAGCAGGAATTATCTGAGTCTCAAGAAGACAGTAGAGCCGGTAGTTATCGAACCATAGGGAGGTAA
- a CDS encoding aminoacyl-tRNA deacylase, producing MAKKAKIKKTLVEQILTKAKIPHEGLQINALEGEIPPQLTKNQIYKTLALKGDKTGPVIGILPITEHLAEKKLAKVSGNKKVAMIPQKDLEKTTGYIHGANNPVGIRQRHAFPIFIDHSALELETMVVSAGEVGHSIAIAPQDLADFVGAQFADLQEEGQV from the coding sequence ATGGCTAAAAAAGCAAAAATCAAGAAAACCTTGGTCGAGCAAATCTTAACCAAGGCAAAAATTCCCCATGAAGGATTGCAAATCAATGCTTTGGAAGGCGAAATCCCTCCACAGCTAACCAAAAATCAAATCTATAAAACGCTTGCCTTAAAGGGAGATAAGACGGGACCTGTCATCGGCATTCTACCGATTACCGAGCATTTGGCGGAAAAAAAGCTCGCCAAAGTATCTGGCAATAAAAAAGTAGCTATGATTCCACAAAAGGATTTGGAAAAAACAACCGGCTATATCCACGGTGCTAACAATCCTGTGGGAATCCGCCAACGCCATGCCTTTCCCATATTCATTGACCATTCAGCACTTGAACTAGAAACAATGGTCGTATCAGCTGGTGAAGTGGGACACAGCATTGCGATTGCGCCACAAGATTTAGCAGATTTTGTCGGTGCTCAGTTTGCAGATTTACAGGAAGAAGGTCAAGTATGA
- a CDS encoding GH25 family lysozyme: protein MRKRIQPKLMLAFFVCFIGIILISKQLSEGAEKQQLKTNTSQSSVASSSKTTVSSSEEKDKPEETEDEEVTYKPIIDVSGWQLPSEIDYDLLSQNISGAIVRVHSGAQTTKENAATYANGLDKSYKKHIEEFQKRDIPVAVYAYVAASSVKEMEEEAESFYKAASSYKPTYYWLDVEEKTMADMNQGIEAFRGKLEALGAKKIGIYVGTYFIEEHSLTTDKFSAIWIPTYGYDNGYYNAAPDTELDYDLHQYTSQGSLNGFPHVLDLNQLSVQKQPKKTFEKLFSKK, encoded by the coding sequence ATGAGAAAGAGAATACAGCCCAAGCTGATGCTGGCCTTTTTTGTGTGTTTTATTGGTATCATTCTTATCAGTAAGCAACTCTCAGAAGGCGCAGAAAAACAACAGCTAAAAACAAATACGAGCCAATCATCGGTCGCATCGAGTAGCAAAACGACTGTCTCCTCTTCGGAAGAAAAAGACAAACCAGAGGAAACTGAAGACGAAGAAGTCACCTACAAACCTATCATTGACGTGTCAGGCTGGCAGCTTCCAAGTGAGATTGATTATGACCTCCTTTCACAAAATATCTCTGGAGCGATTGTCCGCGTTCATAGCGGCGCTCAAACAACAAAGGAAAATGCTGCGACTTATGCCAACGGTCTTGATAAATCTTATAAAAAACATATCGAGGAATTCCAAAAAAGAGACATTCCTGTTGCCGTTTATGCCTATGTAGCGGCAAGTAGTGTCAAAGAGATGGAAGAAGAAGCTGAGAGCTTTTACAAAGCTGCTTCTAGCTATAAACCAACCTACTACTGGCTAGATGTTGAAGAAAAAACCATGGCTGATATGAATCAAGGGATCGAAGCTTTTCGAGGAAAATTAGAAGCTCTCGGTGCTAAAAAAATCGGGATTTATGTCGGAACTTACTTCATCGAAGAGCATAGTCTTACGACTGACAAATTTTCAGCAATTTGGATTCCGACCTATGGATATGACAATGGCTACTACAATGCTGCTCCAGATACGGAGTTAGACTATGATTTGCACCAGTACACTTCACAAGGAAGTCTCAATGGCTTTCCACATGTACTTGATTTGAACCAATTATCCGTTCAAAAACAACCAAAGAAAACATTTGAAAAATTATTTAGTAAAAAGTAA